A single Corynebacterium stationis DNA region contains:
- the gatA gene encoding Asp-tRNA(Asn)/Glu-tRNA(Gln) amidotransferase subunit GatA: protein MSYVVPAEGLTSLSAAELAEKIHSREVTSREVVQAHLDRIAETNDALNSFLHVGAEEALATADAVDKALDAGEKPASALAGVPLALKDLLTTTDAPTTAASKMLEGWISPYDATVTKKLRDAGIPILGKTNLDEFAMGSSNENSAYGPVHNPHDLERTPGGSGGGTSAALASGQAPLGIGTDTGGSIRQPAALTNTVGVKPTYGTVSRYGLIAAASSLDQAGPTARTVLDTALLHEVIAGHDEFDATSVNRPVADVVAAAREGAKGDLSGVKVGLIKQFERDGWQPGVMEAYRAAVDQLVAQGAETVEVDCPHFDDALAAYYLIMPCEVSSNLARFDGMRYGLRSGDDGAHSADDVMSISRAEGFGPEVKRRIMLGTYALSVGYYDAYYLQAQRVRTLIAQDFERAFEQVDVLVSPTTPTTAFKLGEKTEDPMEMYNFDLCTLPLNLAGLCGMSVPSGMASDTGLPTGLQIMAPAFQDDRLYKVGAAYEAGRNK from the coding sequence ATGTCCTACGTAGTTCCTGCTGAGGGGCTTACATCGTTAAGCGCTGCTGAACTAGCGGAAAAAATCCACTCCCGTGAGGTTACCTCCCGCGAGGTTGTGCAAGCGCATCTCGATCGCATCGCTGAGACCAACGATGCTTTGAACTCGTTCCTGCACGTTGGTGCAGAAGAAGCTTTGGCTACTGCCGATGCTGTTGATAAAGCACTGGATGCGGGCGAGAAGCCAGCATCGGCGTTGGCTGGTGTGCCTTTGGCATTGAAGGACTTGCTGACGACGACGGACGCGCCAACTACGGCAGCGTCCAAGATGTTGGAAGGCTGGATTTCGCCTTACGATGCCACGGTGACCAAGAAACTGCGCGACGCCGGCATTCCGATCTTGGGCAAGACCAACTTGGATGAATTTGCCATGGGTTCTTCGAATGAGAACTCTGCCTACGGTCCCGTGCACAATCCACACGATCTGGAGCGCACCCCAGGTGGTTCCGGTGGCGGTACTTCTGCTGCCTTGGCTTCGGGCCAGGCACCTTTGGGTATCGGTACCGATACCGGCGGTTCGATCCGCCAGCCAGCAGCACTGACCAACACCGTTGGCGTGAAGCCAACCTATGGCACGGTGTCGCGCTATGGACTTATCGCAGCTGCTTCTTCTTTGGACCAGGCCGGTCCAACCGCGCGTACTGTCCTCGATACCGCGCTACTGCATGAGGTTATCGCAGGGCACGACGAATTCGATGCGACTTCTGTGAACCGTCCAGTGGCAGATGTTGTTGCTGCTGCGCGCGAAGGCGCAAAGGGTGACTTGTCGGGCGTTAAGGTTGGCCTGATTAAGCAATTTGAGCGCGATGGCTGGCAGCCAGGCGTGATGGAAGCGTACCGCGCAGCTGTTGACCAGCTGGTGGCGCAAGGCGCTGAGACCGTTGAAGTCGACTGCCCGCACTTTGATGATGCCCTTGCTGCGTACTATTTGATTATGCCGTGTGAGGTGTCTTCGAACCTCGCGCGTTTCGACGGCATGCGCTACGGCCTGCGCTCTGGTGATGACGGCGCGCACTCTGCTGATGATGTTATGAGCATCTCCCGTGCTGAAGGCTTTGGCCCCGAGGTCAAGCGCCGCATCATGCTGGGTACCTACGCTTTGTCGGTGGGCTACTACGATGCCTACTACTTGCAGGCGCAGCGTGTACGCACCTTGATTGCGCAGGACTTCGAGCGCGCATTCGAGCAGGTTGATGTGCTGGTTTCCCCAACCACGCCAACCACTGCCTTTAAGCTCGGTGAAAAGACTGAGGATCCAATGGAGATGTACAACTTCGACTTGTGCACCTTGCCATTGAACCTTGCTGGTCTGTGCGGCATGTCTGTACCGTCCGGAATGGCTTCCGATACTGGCCTGCCAACCGGTTTGCAGATCATGGCACCTGCGTTCCAGGATGACCGCCTGTATAAGGTCGGCGCAGCTTATGAGGCTGGCCGCAACAAGTAA
- the gatC gene encoding Asp-tRNA(Asn)/Glu-tRNA(Gln) amidotransferase subunit GatC, protein MSEISREQISHLAKLSRLALSEEELDQFASQIDEIVDAVSAVGKVNAEGVEPMSHPHSITTSMREDVIVRTLNAEQALDQAPAVEDDRFVVPQILGGE, encoded by the coding sequence GTGTCTGAGATTTCGCGGGAACAAATCAGCCATCTCGCCAAGCTGTCACGTTTGGCTTTGAGCGAAGAAGAACTTGACCAGTTTGCCAGCCAAATCGATGAGATTGTGGATGCAGTTTCGGCTGTGGGCAAGGTCAATGCCGAAGGGGTGGAGCCGATGAGCCACCCGCATTCGATTACCACTTCGATGCGTGAAGATGTCATTGTGCGTACCTTGAACGCGGAGCAGGCACTGGATCAGGCGCCAGCGGTTGAAGATGATCGTTTTGTAGTTCCTCAGATTTTGGGAGGCGAATAA
- a CDS encoding amino acid-binding ACT domain protein, giving the protein MSFLIRVQLPDTPGSLGELAEAIGAVDGNIKSVDIVDTASDGTVTDDIVVELPVGTLADTLITAASTVKGAEVDSIRPFSGRVDRRGQINLLSSIAKKTHNIQAAMEQLVQAMPQALTSSWAIVADTSGTIKRVAGSSAAPEDDGTVPSDLEVDTARHLNPDTEDWIPTSWALLDSSLAATPIGSTGLVLIIGRVGGPDFLASEVEHLGNLGTILGAFLNK; this is encoded by the coding sequence ATGTCTTTTTTAATCCGTGTCCAACTTCCCGATACTCCCGGCAGCCTTGGTGAATTAGCCGAAGCTATCGGCGCCGTCGACGGCAATATTAAATCCGTCGATATTGTAGATACGGCCTCTGATGGAACGGTAACCGATGACATCGTGGTCGAACTACCCGTTGGCACCTTGGCTGATACACTTATTACTGCAGCCAGCACCGTGAAAGGTGCCGAAGTAGATTCCATCCGCCCATTCTCCGGGCGTGTGGATCGGCGCGGGCAGATTAACTTGCTGTCCTCTATCGCAAAAAAGACGCACAATATTCAAGCCGCCATGGAACAGCTCGTCCAGGCTATGCCGCAGGCACTGACTTCTAGCTGGGCAATTGTTGCTGATACTTCAGGAACGATCAAACGTGTCGCGGGTTCTTCTGCTGCTCCCGAAGATGATGGCACTGTCCCCTCCGACTTGGAAGTTGATACCGCGCGCCACCTCAATCCTGACACAGAGGATTGGATCCCAACTTCTTGGGCGCTGTTGGACTCATCCCTTGCGGCAACGCCCATCGGTTCTACCGGTTTAGTGCTTATCATCGGCCGCGTTGGCGGACCAGACTTCTTGGCTTCTGAGGTTGAGCATTTAGGAAACCTCGGCACCATCTTGGGCGCATTTTTAAACAAATAG